Part of the Woronichinia naegeliana WA131 genome, GTAATGACGTTGCCGCCGCGATCGCCTCACATTCCGCTTGATAATTTTCTTCTCGCACTGCCTGGATTGCATCGGTCAATTGCTGTTGGGCCAGTAAGCTCTCCTGATTATCTTGAAGTTGTTTTTCTGGGGTCGATTTGCCTTTGCTGGCCGGAGAATAGATCGCTAGACAATGACCTTCTGCTCGGAGTAATGCCAACACTGACTCCCGATAATGAAGCATGGCCGCATTAATTCGCACCGCCATCTTAGCCCAACAGAGCAGAGACTCCGCCTGAAAACCCGTGTCAAGATCGTCTAAATTTTCCAGATCACACTGTTGCAGCAAACGAATATTTAATTCCGTCAGGCGATGGCCAGAGGTTAACAACGCAGGAATAGAAGTGGAACCGTTGCCCACTTGATTAAATCCATAGCCAGCGGCCCAGAGATGACGGGGAATATTGTCTCTCACCCGTCCTAAGGCCTGACAAACGGTCGTGGCGGTTTGCACCCCCTGGGCGATGCACCAAACCGAAGTGAAGTGATCTTTTAAATCAATACTGACTCCCGTTTCAATGGCCGGACTAGCCAAGACCACATCATAGTGAATCAATATTCTGTCTAATTGGCCCAGACAACCATGGGCAGGATGACTGGGATCAGCTAAAGACTCGGCATCCAATCGTAGGATTTTGGTTTCAGGAAATTGTTTTTGGAGATAGGCTTCTAAATTTTGGGTTCCCCAGGCACTGGTTAACTTTTGGGCAGAAAGACAAACAAAAGGCTTGCCCCCTGCTCGAATATGTTGGACTAAATGTTTTACCAATCGTCTGGGATCATTTTCGTCGTAGTGATAGACTGTCCAAGCTTCCTTTTCGCTGGGTTGCCATTGGTTCTGAATTAGGTAGGGCGTGAGGGGAATGCCAGAGAGACTGAGCAGATAATCCAGGGCAATATCACTTAAATCCGCATCGGCAACATAAAGCTGGCCTTCGCCACCGAGGGTATTTTGCAGCAACAGTTTCAGGGATTTGAGAATGCTGACCCGATGGGAGCGACAGGTATCAGAATTGAGAATATGCCAGAGAACCTGTTCTACTTCGTCAATGATGATTAAACAATCTGACCATTGCTGGGGGTTAAATTGGGATTGGGATTGGGGATGGAGGGAATCAATACAGAGTCCATAGCCCCGTAATTGACCCACCGGACTCTCCTTAAGATCGCTGATATAACCCAGTCCAAAACGTTGACAGAGTTCTTGTACCAGTCGAACGCGATGGCCAATCACTAATACGGGTTGATGACGGGCGATCGCCTGTTTAACAATGGTTTCCAAACAACGGGTTTTGCCGGTGCCTTTGGGGGATTGAATGGCTACAAACTGGGTCTGCTCAGGAATGTTTAAATCCGGCAGATAACGGTTCTGAAGAATCAAACTCGGCGCGTAGGTAAGACGATTGAGGCTCTGGGCCTGCCAAATGTCGTAGGAGAGGGCCTTTTCGTAAGCTTGATCAAAGTAGCTTGATCCCTGTTCAGCAATTAAATCATCCACTCCCTTGCCGAGTTGCGGCTCCCAGGTCACAATTTTGACTCGACATTGACTCTGGGCAAAGAGATAGGCTAACCGTTTAATGGCGGTATGAACCGCTTGCACTGTACTCGGTTTATTGTCTTGATCAAAAGCGATATAAATTTCTCGATTCGGGGTGGCTAATTTTTGTAAGGGGGGAATGAGATGGGATTTGCCAATTCTTTTGCCGCTTTCATCCCTGGGTGTCCGATAGCCGTTGTGTACCCCTGGTAAGGCGATCGCCGCATAACCGGCTGTTAATAGGGCCCCTGCTTTTTTCGCGCCTTCGGTAATACAAAGGGGAATTTCAGGGTGATTCATCAACCACTGCCAAAAGCCAAAATCGGGCTGTTCATGATCTTGATCGGTCGAAGAAACGGTCAGACCAAAACGCTTAGCAATCCGTTGCCAAAGATGGAAAGGAACCCTTAAGGCAAAAATACCCGTGGGCGTTTTCGGAGGATGTTCATATTTAATAACCTTTCCTCGCTCAGAATGCAGACGAGGGGAATTGGGCTTAAAACAGCCCCAAAGATCCTCTTCACCTGTCAATAAATCGATACCGGAACACCACCAACCACCCTCGGCAACGTGCTCGTAACGCTTGAGAATACTGTCACTCACCCGGCCATCATTGCGACGCGGTAGGGCCGGGGCATAAAGTAAATGTTCGGTCGGATCAGTACCCGCCAAAGTTGTGACATTGAGGTGGATGAGTTGCTCATCGACACCACTTTGCTGCCATTCAAATAAATGGTTCATTCGTCCGACTTGCCGAGGCAAGTTCCATATCTAGTGTGTGGGACTTCTAATGATAGAACCTGAACGCTAAATATGGAAGTTTTTGAAAAAGAAATTTTAGATTAATACGGAAAAGCCTGTAGGACTTGTCTTGCGCCAACGAAAATCAAAGGACAGCGAATTGGAACGATACTTTCTAAGTTGGCAATGACTACCTTTCGCTCTAGACTACAAATCAGGGACTTTTGTTTCTATGTCTCCCTAGCTCAATTGATACTTTATGCAGATTCGTGTCGCGCTTTTTGGTGTGGGTCGTTGGGGTAAACATTTTCTACGTTTGTTGTTACAGCATCCCCTCGTTACCTTAACGGCGATCGCCGATCCCCATCCCCAGGCCTTAGCAGACTGTCAACAGCAATTTAATCTAGACCCTCAGATCCTTTTAACGACTGACTGGCAAGGGTTACTGGCTTCCACCGCACTGGACGCAGTAATTGTCACGACTCCCGCTAGTAGTCATTATGACGTAATTATGGCCAGTTTAAGAGTGGGTTGTCATGTCCTAGCGGAAAAACCTCTCTGTTTAACCGTTGCTGAGTGTGAACAAGTCATCCAACTAGCTCAAGCGCAACACCGTCATCTTTGGGTTGATCATACCTATCTCTTTCATCCAGCCATTAAACAAGGCAAGGAAATTATTGAATCGGGTCAGTTGGGAGAACTGCGCTATGGTTACAGTAGTCGTACTCATTTAGGCCCGGTGCGTCAAGATGTGGATGCTCTTTGGGATTTAGCGATTCATGATCTCTGTATTTTTTCCCATTGGTTAGGAGAATTTCCCCAACAGGTACAGGCTCAAGGTCATTACTGGCTACAGGAAAATTTAGCTGATTTGGTTTGGGCAAATTTAAGCTATCCCAGGGGTTTTCAATCCTCTTTACATCTCTGTTGGTTGAATCCCGATAAACAACGCCGCTTGGTAATTGTCGGTAGTCAGGGGAGTTTGATTTTTGATGAATTAGCCCCTAACCCGCTTATTCTGCAAAAGGGAGAATTTGAACACCGCGACCATGCCTTTATCCCCGTCGCTCAGGAAACGATCCCCATAGTTGTTCCCTCTGCTGAACCCTTACAGCAAGTTTGTCATCAGTTTTTGGCTGCCGTTAGTCAATCTCTGATCCCGAACCTTGACCAGGCTTTGCTAGGGCTAAAATTGGTAGAGATTTTGACAGCTTTGAGCCTTTCCTGTCAACAATTGGGAAAACCGATGCTTATTTCTTCAGGCGATTGAGATTTGCAGATCTAGTCTGGGATAAAAACTGACAAACTTAACAGAGTGATCGCCCTTTCCTTTCTCAACCAGAAAAAAAGCGATCGCCCCTTCCCTAACTGAAAAAATCTGTAAGATGCTACAAATTAAGTTGCAATAGTGACAATGGACAGAGTAAGCTCTTGTACTATATTGGCACTATTCAAGATTATCTACGCAAGATCATCATTGCATAAGTGAGATGCTCCCTTGTGGGATTACAGCGAGTCCTAGATAGGGCTTGCTGAAAAAGTCCACAAAACGAACCTAGATGCCACAGGGCGCGAAAAATGGTGACTTCAGAGATCAGTTTCCAGTTTTACCTCACATTTTTCCAGCAAAGTGCATGGATTTTGAGCCTCCAAATGCCATAACCTTGCATCTGGTCGTTTGTAAAATGCCTGAAAGTATTGTCTAGCAAGGATTTCATCCTTATTCAGCAAACCCTAGATATTTTTTTGGATGGTTCATAACTTTGTTCGCAGCCATTTTACGACGCGAAAAGTTTCGGCCGTAGCTCTCGGCATCCTTCAAAAAGGGTTAACTTGGGAGGAGTTACTTCAAATTCGTGGGCTTTGTTGAACCCCTCTAAGGGTAAGTCTTTTCGTCTCCCGCTAGACGACACCACTGTCCTTGCATTGTTATTTTCGGTCAAAGTGTTGATTGACTACAAAGTCGGTTCTGAGGGAAAGTTATCCTGCGGTAAGTTAGGCTGGGAATTGGGGCTTAAAGGAGATGGTTGGTTAGGAAAATTGGCAGGAGTCGAGGGAACTGGCATAAACTTTTGCGATAAACTTCGAGGCGCGGGAGTCGCAAAAAGAGATTGAAAAACAGCTTGACGTTGATTAGCCGGTTCGGGAGCCACATCCCATAAAGTGGTGTAATAAAAGAAAGCCACACCCAAACCATTTGCCTCTGCTGCTTTGACTTTTTCCGTCACTAAAGGCATGGCAATTTGTTTTCGTTTTAATCCTGTTAAAATACCCACTGCTGTCGGTACTTTAGTTTTGGCTTCTTGCATTTCAGGACGTTGAATTGGTTCGATAAAACTGGCTAGATTAGTCCGATAAACTTGCACAATCAATTCATCTACTAATCCTTTCCGAATCCAAGCTAACCAATCTTGC contains:
- a CDS encoding Gfo/Idh/MocA family oxidoreductase, with the protein product MQIRVALFGVGRWGKHFLRLLLQHPLVTLTAIADPHPQALADCQQQFNLDPQILLTTDWQGLLASTALDAVIVTTPASSHYDVIMASLRVGCHVLAEKPLCLTVAECEQVIQLAQAQHRHLWVDHTYLFHPAIKQGKEIIESGQLGELRYGYSSRTHLGPVRQDVDALWDLAIHDLCIFSHWLGEFPQQVQAQGHYWLQENLADLVWANLSYPRGFQSSLHLCWLNPDKQRRLVIVGSQGSLIFDELAPNPLILQKGEFEHRDHAFIPVAQETIPIVVPSAEPLQQVCHQFLAAVSQSLIPNLDQALLGLKLVEILTALSLSCQQLGKPMLISSGD
- a CDS encoding DUF3854 domain-containing protein, with the protein product MNHLFEWQQSGVDEQLIHLNVTTLAGTDPTEHLLYAPALPRRNDGRVSDSILKRYEHVAEGGWWCSGIDLLTGEEDLWGCFKPNSPRLHSERGKVIKYEHPPKTPTGIFALRVPFHLWQRIAKRFGLTVSSTDQDHEQPDFGFWQWLMNHPEIPLCITEGAKKAGALLTAGYAAIALPGVHNGYRTPRDESGKRIGKSHLIPPLQKLATPNREIYIAFDQDNKPSTVQAVHTAIKRLAYLFAQSQCRVKIVTWEPQLGKGVDDLIAEQGSSYFDQAYEKALSYDIWQAQSLNRLTYAPSLILQNRYLPDLNIPEQTQFVAIQSPKGTGKTRCLETIVKQAIARHQPVLVIGHRVRLVQELCQRFGLGYISDLKESPVGQLRGYGLCIDSLHPQSQSQFNPQQWSDCLIIIDEVEQVLWHILNSDTCRSHRVSILKSLKLLLQNTLGGEGQLYVADADLSDIALDYLLSLSGIPLTPYLIQNQWQPSEKEAWTVYHYDENDPRRLVKHLVQHIRAGGKPFVCLSAQKLTSAWGTQNLEAYLQKQFPETKILRLDAESLADPSHPAHGCLGQLDRILIHYDVVLASPAIETGVSIDLKDHFTSVWCIAQGVQTATTVCQALGRVRDNIPRHLWAAGYGFNQVGNGSTSIPALLTSGHRLTELNIRLLQQCDLENLDDLDTGFQAESLLCWAKMAVRINAAMLHYRESVLALLRAEGHCLAIYSPASKGKSTPEKQLQDNQESLLAQQQLTDAIQAVREENYQAECEAIAAATSLPESDYQGLKKRLVKSPQERRAMRKFEIQARYGLTVTTELVSLDDQGWYQKLRLHYFLTVGRPFLADRDTKIAKLLIEQGHGSLFLPDFNRSQLGAAIGTMEVLGLKVLLTHPQRELCPLDSDLQALATIAIQNRADIKNILGIGIAKNASPITIVRRCLEQIGYGLILLKTRKINRKTVRIYQLVSPQDGRELVFQRWLERDLQLPGSSEGWFEDNWPQFQQTPKVTEMQTPYVQLSLALD